One Pseudomonas syringae CC1557 genomic window, GTCCCGGGTGCGAACCTTGAGGCCTATGTGCAGACGGTCAACAGCATTCCCTTGCTGACGCCCGAGCGGGAGCGTGAACTGGCTGAGAGTCTCTACTATGAGCAGGATCTGGACGCGGCCCGACAAATGGTCCTCGCCCACCTGCGCTTTGTTGTGCACATCGCTCGCAGTTATTCGGGTTACGGTCTGGCTCAGGCTGACCTGATCCAGGAAGGCAACGTCGGCCTTATGAAGGCCGTGAAGCGCTTCAATCCGGAAATGGGCGTGCGTCTGGTTTCCTTTGCAGTGCACTGGATCAAGGCCGAGATTCACGAGTTCATCCTGCGCAACTGGCGCATCGTCAAGGTCGCCACCACCAAGGCGCAGCGCAAGCTGTTCTTCAACCTGCGCAGCCAGAAGAAGCGTCTTGCCTGGCTGAACAACGATGAAGTACATCGCGTGGCTGAAAGCCTGGGCGTAGAACCGCGTGAAGTTCGCGAAATGGAAAGCCGTTTGACGGGCCATGACATGGCCTTCGACCCGGCAGCCGAAGCGGATGACGACAGCGCGTTCCAGTCGCCAGCCAATTATCTGGAAGACCACCGGTACGACCCGGCGCGTCAACTGGAAGATTCTGACTGGACTGACAACTCCACCGCCAATCTGCATCAGGCGCTGGACGTACTGGATGAGCGCAGCCGCGACATCCTCTACCAGCGCTGGCTGGCAGAAGAAAAAGCCACGCTGCACGACCTGGCGCAGAAGTACAACGTCTCCGCCGAGCGTATTCGCCAGCTGGAAAAAAGCGCGATGAACAAGCTCAAGACGTCGATAGCTGCGTAAGGCTACCCGGCAACGAAAAACGCCCCGAGATGATCGGGGCGTTTTTGTTTGCGGGTATGGCTATCAGCTATCGTGCGACGCTCTGCGTCGGCATGCCGTTCTGGACGCTCCGCGTCCTCTTTGTGATGCAGCGCGTCACGAACTGCGTAAGTAATGAGTGCAGGAGCGAACTTGTTCGCGAAAGAGCTCTAGCAGTCGCAGAAGATTTGGCGTTCAAAACGATGCCTTCGCGAACAAGTTCGCTCCTGCAAAAGCCCCTCGTTCACATTGAAACGGAGCGCAAACATCACCACCGACGACTGCTGTTCAATCCCTGCAGATAATCATTGCCACCCAATTGACGCATCTGCTGGCGAATCCAGCCAGCGCGGCGCGAGACGTAGCTGCTGGGGTGGCTGGCGCTCCATTGGCGGGGGTTGGGCAGGACGGCGGCGAGGTAGCTGGCTTGTTGGACCGACAGGGCGCTGGCGTTGGTGCGGAAGTGATGCTGCGCGGCAGCCTGCGCGCCGAAAACGCCTTCATCCCATTCGACGCTGTTCAGGTACACCTCAAGGATGCGTTCCTTGGACCACAGCAGTTCGATGAGCATCGTGAACCAGGCTTCAAGCCCTTTACGCAAGTAGCTGCGGCCCGACCACAAAAACAGGTTTTTCGACACCTGCTGGCTCAGGGTGCTGGCGCCACGGATCGAGCCGCCTTGCTCGTTATGCAGAATCGCCGCCTGAATCGCATCGACATCAAACCCCCAGTGCTCGGCAAATTTCTGATCTTCGCCGGCAATCACCGCAATTTTCAGGTTGTCAGAGATCTTGTCCCACGGTTCCCAGTCGCGTTGCAGGTCGATGGGCTCGCCGTCAAACCACGATTCGACCTTGCGTTCGACCATCAACGCCGAGCCCGGTGGCGGTACCCAGCGCAGGACCAGAACCACAAGAACGCTGCCCGCGGCGAACCACAGCAGGGCTTTGACGATGCGACGAAGAATAATTTGCAGCATAAGAGATGGCTTGGCCGAACCCGTTGAGCGGGCCATTATACAGACCGTGCGCCTTTCGACGATTTTTCCCTGGAGTTCCTGATGCTGCGTAGCTTTTTGATGTTGGCCGCCTTCTTCGGTTTTACCGGCGTGGCATTGGGTGCGTTTGCGGCTCACGGCCTGAAAGAACGCCTGAGCGCCGAGTATCTGGCTGTTTTTCATACCGGTGTGCTTTATCAACTGGTCCACGCGCTGGCCTTGCTCGGTGTGGCAATACTGGCAACGCAGGTCCCCGGACGTCTTGTCACCTGGGCCGGGTTCTCGTTCGCCATCGGCATTCTGCTGTTCTCCGGCAGCCTGTACGCGCTGACGCTGACGGGTATCAGCAAGCTGGGCATCATCACGCCGTTCGGTGGTCTGGCGTTTCTGTTTGGCTGGTCGATGCTGGGGCTGGCGGCCTGGAGGCTGGGTTCTGCTGATTGATGGCCGCTTGAGCGACACGTCGCGCTTGAGACGAATGGCGTGGCTTTGCCTTGGTCATACCGGCTGATCGGGCTAGAATGCTGGCCCCCTAAAATGATGGCTGCTCTCGCATGCACATTCAGTTGAACGGTGAACCCTTTGAATTGCCCGATGGCGAGACCGTCGCGGCGTTATTGACCCGCCTGGACCTTGCCGGACGCCGGGTTGCGGTGGAGCTGAACCTGGATATCGTGCCGCGCAGCCAGCATGCAGCAACGGCTCTGCGCGAAGGCGATCAGGTCGAAGTGGTGCATGCCATCGGTGGCGGCTAGTTCGCACTCGCACTGCCCCCAACCCCAATCTGCACGTCAAAGAGGATTCCCGATGAGCAATGTTCGCAGCGACAAGCCTTTCGTCCTGGCCGGCCGGACTTTCGAGTCACGCCTGCTGGTGGGCACCGGCAAGTACATCGACATGGAGCAGACCCGTCTGGCCATCGAAGCCTCCGGTGCTGAAATCGTCACCGTTGCCGTGCGCCGCACCAACCTGGGCCAGAACCCGGGCGAGCCGAATCTGCTCGACGTGCTGCCGCCGGACCGTTACACCATTTTGCCGAACACCGCTGGCTGCTTCGATGCGGTCGAGGCCGTGCGCACCTGCCGCCTGTCTCGTGAACTGCTCGACGGGCGCAATCTGGTCAAGCTGGAAGTGCTGGCGGATCAGAAAACCCTGTTCCCGAATGTCATCGAAACCCTCAAGGCCGCCGAGATACTGGTCAAGGACGGTTTCGACGTCATGGTCTACACCAGCGATGACCCGATCATCGCCCGCCAACTGGCTGGAATCGGCTGCATCGCGATCATGCCGCTGGCCGGTCTGATTGGCAGCGGTCTGGGCATCTGCAATCCGTACAACCTGCAGATCATTCTGGAAGAAACAAAAGTACCGGTGCTGGTCGATGCCGGGGTCGGCACTGCGTCCGACGCCACCATTGCGATGGAGCTGGGTTGTGAGGCGGTACTGATGAACTCGGCCATCGCCCATGCTCAACAACCGGTCATGATGGCTGAAGCCATGAAGCACGCTGTAATTGCCGGTCGTCTGGCGTACCTCGCCGGGCGCATGCCACGAAAACTCTATGCCAGCGCATCTTCGCCGCTGGATGGCCTGATCAAGTAAGAGCCCGTTGATGACTGATTCGCACGTTCCGCACCCAGAGTCGCCTGCTACCGAAGAAGGCGAAGAGCGCCCGCACCGCCGCATCAAGAGTTTCGTGATGCGTGCCGGTCGCATGACCGAAGGCCAGCAGCGTGGTCTGGATCAGGGCCGCCCGCTGTTCGGCCTGGAGTTGACTGACGCGCCGGTGGACTTCGATCAGGTGTTCGGCCGCTCTGCGCCACGCACACTGGAAATCGGTTTCGGTATGGGCCACTCGCTGCTGGAAATGGCAGCGGCTGCCCCCGAACAGGATTTCATCGGCGTTGAAGTGCATTACCCGGGCGTGGGCGCGCTGCTCAATGGTGTGCTGACCCAAGGGCTGACCAACGTGCGCGTCTACGATTGCGACGCCATCGAAGTGCTGAACCGCTGCATTGCCGATAACAGCCTTGATCGACTGATGCTGTTCTTCCCGGACCCGTGGCACAAGAGCCGTCACCACAAGCGCCGTATCGTGCAGCCCGAGTTCGCCGCACTGGTGCGCAGCAAGCTGAAGGTTGGCGGGGTGTTCCATATGGCCACCGATTGGGGCCCTTACGCGGAATACATGCTGGAAGTGATGAGCGTGGCGCCTGGCTATCGCAATCAGGCCGAAGACAACCAGTACGTGCCGCGGCCTGCGGAACGGCCGATCACCAAGTTCGAACGCCGTGGTGAAAAACTCGGCCACGGTGTCTGGGACCTGAAG contains:
- a CDS encoding DUF423 domain-containing protein; its protein translation is MLRSFLMLAAFFGFTGVALGAFAAHGLKERLSAEYLAVFHTGVLYQLVHALALLGVAILATQVPGRLVTWAGFSFAIGILLFSGSLYALTLTGISKLGIITPFGGLAFLFGWSMLGLAAWRLGSAD
- the mtgA gene encoding monofunctional biosynthetic peptidoglycan transglycosylase, whose amino-acid sequence is MLQIILRRIVKALLWFAAGSVLVVLVLRWVPPPGSALMVERKVESWFDGEPIDLQRDWEPWDKISDNLKIAVIAGEDQKFAEHWGFDVDAIQAAILHNEQGGSIRGASTLSQQVSKNLFLWSGRSYLRKGLEAWFTMLIELLWSKERILEVYLNSVEWDEGVFGAQAAAQHHFRTNASALSVQQASYLAAVLPNPRQWSASHPSSYVSRRAGWIRQQMRQLGGNDYLQGLNSSRRW
- the trmB gene encoding tRNA (guanosine(46)-N7)-methyltransferase TrmB, which produces MRAGRMTEGQQRGLDQGRPLFGLELTDAPVDFDQVFGRSAPRTLEIGFGMGHSLLEMAAAAPEQDFIGVEVHYPGVGALLNGVLTQGLTNVRVYDCDAIEVLNRCIADNSLDRLMLFFPDPWHKSRHHKRRIVQPEFAALVRSKLKVGGVFHMATDWGPYAEYMLEVMSVAPGYRNQAEDNQYVPRPAERPITKFERRGEKLGHGVWDLKFEKVD
- a CDS encoding thiazole synthase, whose amino-acid sequence is MSNVRSDKPFVLAGRTFESRLLVGTGKYIDMEQTRLAIEASGAEIVTVAVRRTNLGQNPGEPNLLDVLPPDRYTILPNTAGCFDAVEAVRTCRLSRELLDGRNLVKLEVLADQKTLFPNVIETLKAAEILVKDGFDVMVYTSDDPIIARQLAGIGCIAIMPLAGLIGSGLGICNPYNLQIILEETKVPVLVDAGVGTASDATIAMELGCEAVLMNSAIAHAQQPVMMAEAMKHAVIAGRLAYLAGRMPRKLYASASSPLDGLIK
- the rpoH gene encoding RNA polymerase sigma factor RpoH; protein product: MTTSLQPAYALVPGANLEAYVQTVNSIPLLTPERERELAESLYYEQDLDAARQMVLAHLRFVVHIARSYSGYGLAQADLIQEGNVGLMKAVKRFNPEMGVRLVSFAVHWIKAEIHEFILRNWRIVKVATTKAQRKLFFNLRSQKKRLAWLNNDEVHRVAESLGVEPREVREMESRLTGHDMAFDPAAEADDDSAFQSPANYLEDHRYDPARQLEDSDWTDNSTANLHQALDVLDERSRDILYQRWLAEEKATLHDLAQKYNVSAERIRQLEKSAMNKLKTSIAA
- the thiS gene encoding sulfur carrier protein ThiS, with the translated sequence MHIQLNGEPFELPDGETVAALLTRLDLAGRRVAVELNLDIVPRSQHAATALREGDQVEVVHAIGGG